In Candidatus Poribacteria bacterium, one genomic interval encodes:
- a CDS encoding lysylphosphatidylglycerol synthase transmembrane domain-containing protein, with protein sequence MGKPHCLRNRSPRLQALGAITKIGLPTVLAVVIAYFLLKEIDIQEIPRTLSRLSIKALLIGFACYCLLVLAKALRFRALLNLGSSVHQIFPILALHTFWGNILPMRTGDVSYVYLMQRRQKVDATQGIASLLVASLIDLVLLIGLVVATAWLLRAELRDTFSGTVLYITPLLMAGALIVGMVFVYIVPNLCVRLAEKCAVPLLRLQKQSLTWAVNKGLTVIQELTGFRSNRRFLEVWGYSVICLAIRFGFQCYLVTEMGVDIPMVEVLFALAFTNVFNLLPVQTIGNFGTTEFPFVWLLNHFGTSVETATVTGFSLHILILLYCLPLGVYGFFRKQKEQ encoded by the coding sequence ATGGGAAAACCGCACTGTCTACGAAACCGAAGTCCACGCCTTCAGGCGTTGGGTGCTATCACCAAGATCGGCTTACCAACGGTACTGGCAGTTGTCATAGCTTACTTCCTTTTAAAAGAGATCGACATTCAAGAGATACCGCGAACTCTAAGCCGATTGTCCATAAAGGCACTCTTAATCGGCTTCGCGTGTTATTGTTTATTAGTCTTAGCGAAAGCCCTCCGGTTTCGAGCACTGCTCAACCTTGGTAGCAGTGTCCATCAGATCTTTCCAATCTTGGCGTTGCATACCTTTTGGGGCAATATCCTCCCGATGCGGACAGGGGATGTCTCTTATGTCTATCTGATGCAACGACGACAGAAGGTCGATGCAACGCAGGGCATAGCGTCGCTTCTGGTCGCAAGTCTGATTGATCTTGTCCTGTTAATAGGTTTGGTGGTTGCCACGGCATGGCTACTGCGTGCCGAGCTTCGCGACACATTCTCTGGGACAGTCCTTTATATTACACCACTTCTGATGGCGGGTGCTTTGATTGTAGGGATGGTTTTCGTCTACATTGTACCAAACCTCTGTGTAAGGCTCGCTGAAAAATGCGCAGTGCCACTCTTGCGTCTTCAGAAACAATCTCTGACGTGGGCAGTCAACAAGGGACTGACGGTGATTCAAGAGCTAACGGGGTTCCGGTCGAATCGGCGGTTTTTAGAGGTATGGGGATATTCTGTAATCTGTCTTGCAATCCGTTTCGGATTCCAATGCTACCTCGTCACCGAGATGGGTGTTGATATTCCAATGGTTGAGGTCCTGTTCGCACTCGCTTTTACCAACGTCTTTAACCTGTTGCCTGTCCAAACGATTGGGAACTTCGGAACAACGGAATTTCCGTTTGTCTGGTTGCTAAATCATTTCGGCACGTCGGTGGAGACTGCGACTGTTACAGGATTTAGTTTACATATTCTGATCCTACTTTACTGTTTACCGTTAGGTGTGTATGGATTCTTCAGAAAACAGAAGGAGCAATAA
- a CDS encoding amidohydrolase family protein codes for MRIIDPHVHVWKNDPQFPWAPETTSPPAEDATAEMLLELMAANGVEKTVLVQVIHYRWDNRYAADAMKRYPDKFMGVCRINPEDPEAPDHLSRWVEEDGFHGVRLSPSVGEAGDWFTGPLMPPIFRRAETLGVPMLLLTGAERLVDLVPLLEHHPELDVVIDHMASCSPDAPEKLELLLNLAQFPRVYVKISHTWSISKGGYPWADTFEQVKKVYHAFGGSRIMWGTDWPVCLSRASYAETLSVVRDEMDFFTSEDREWVLGKTALRLWQFQE; via the coding sequence ATGAGAATTATCGATCCACACGTTCATGTTTGGAAAAACGATCCGCAATTCCCGTGGGCACCGGAAACGACAAGTCCGCCTGCGGAAGATGCTACAGCGGAAATGCTATTGGAATTGATGGCGGCGAATGGTGTCGAAAAAACGGTTCTCGTTCAAGTCATCCATTACCGATGGGATAATCGTTACGCAGCGGATGCAATGAAAAGGTATCCCGATAAATTCATGGGCGTTTGTCGGATTAACCCCGAGGATCCAGAGGCACCAGACCATCTTAGTCGCTGGGTCGAGGAGGATGGTTTCCACGGTGTTCGGCTCAGTCCGTCCGTTGGTGAAGCGGGGGATTGGTTTACTGGCCCCTTGATGCCACCTATCTTTCGTCGTGCAGAAACACTCGGTGTGCCGATGCTTCTGCTCACAGGAGCCGAGCGATTGGTGGATCTCGTGCCACTTTTAGAGCACCATCCAGAACTTGACGTTGTGATAGATCACATGGCGAGCTGCTCGCCTGACGCACCTGAAAAACTTGAATTATTGCTCAATCTCGCGCAATTCCCTCGTGTCTATGTCAAGATAAGCCATACCTGGTCGATATCGAAAGGGGGGTACCCGTGGGCAGATACGTTTGAACAGGTGAAAAAAGTATATCATGCTTTTGGTGGTTCGCGGATTATGTGGGGGACCGATTGGCCCGTCTGCCTCAGCCGAGCAAGTTATGCAGAGACCTTGTCGGTTGTTCGTGATGAGATGGACTTCTTTACGTCGGAAGATCGAGAATGGGTGTTAGGCAAAACGGCACTCCGCCTCTGGCAATTCCAAGAGTGA
- a CDS encoding SLBB domain-containing protein, whose amino-acid sequence MIYFLRSLQGSRFTLWCLQAPIILLFFIATTTLFADVYRIKKGDTLLIAVIGQPEFTHSVQVREDGRISYFGGDFDVAGQTVAAVNLQIREFLMAGGLVSKPVVLVSPVLQEKGVFVGGAVKTPGRYPISPETDIGLYRAIALAGGMAENADRQEVQLIRTDTAQKAESYDLSINRPYSDIRVNINDLVFVMPLSVVEVQGQVQTPGKLFIRGQLGIAQALARAGGATQEADLAAVVKVEGNGKLSEFNLSEQFWKSSLNGNPSAFLSDGDVLFVPNVFKVELIYVTGYVHTPGAQRVRGPLRLSQAVALSGGFEASANREEVLIHRRDGTTVEVLFTRGPTDGTTQQILLYPGDILEVKKKFQVNWGLVSTFAYIVISGVGIIIQLTK is encoded by the coding sequence ATGATCTACTTTTTGCGAAGTTTGCAAGGCTCTCGTTTTACACTGTGGTGCTTGCAAGCTCCGATTATTTTGCTATTTTTCATCGCAACGACAACGCTCTTCGCTGATGTTTACCGTATCAAAAAAGGGGACACGCTCCTGATTGCGGTGATCGGACAGCCGGAATTTACACATTCCGTACAGGTCCGTGAAGATGGCAGGATTAGTTACTTTGGCGGCGATTTTGACGTTGCTGGACAGACAGTCGCGGCGGTCAATCTGCAGATTCGCGAGTTTCTCATGGCGGGAGGGCTCGTCAGTAAGCCCGTCGTTCTGGTGTCGCCGGTGTTGCAAGAGAAAGGCGTTTTCGTTGGTGGTGCGGTGAAGACTCCGGGACGTTATCCTATTTCACCGGAGACGGACATCGGTTTATACCGTGCCATCGCGCTCGCGGGCGGTATGGCAGAGAACGCCGATCGCCAAGAGGTACAATTAATTCGGACCGATACAGCGCAGAAAGCTGAGAGCTATGATCTCTCAATAAACCGTCCTTACAGCGACATCCGTGTCAACATCAACGATTTGGTGTTCGTCATGCCGCTAAGTGTCGTTGAGGTGCAAGGACAGGTGCAGACCCCCGGAAAACTTTTTATTCGTGGGCAGCTCGGTATTGCGCAGGCACTCGCGCGCGCGGGCGGTGCTACGCAGGAAGCCGACCTCGCCGCCGTGGTAAAAGTTGAAGGAAACGGTAAACTCTCCGAATTCAATCTCTCCGAACAGTTCTGGAAATCGTCTCTAAACGGCAATCCTTCTGCCTTTCTATCGGATGGAGATGTGTTGTTTGTTCCTAATGTGTTCAAGGTTGAACTTATTTATGTGACCGGTTACGTTCACACCCCCGGTGCGCAACGCGTTCGCGGACCCTTGAGACTCTCGCAAGCGGTTGCCCTCAGTGGCGGGTTTGAGGCATCGGCGAATCGTGAGGAGGTGCTCATCCACCGCCGTGACGGCACAACCGTTGAGGTGCTTTTTACGCGCGGTCCTACAGATGGCACAACACAACAGATTTTACTCTATCCGGGTGACATCTTGGAGGTGAAAAAGAAGTTTCAGGTAAATTGGGGTCTTGTCAGTACGTTCGCCTACATCGTCATCAGCGGCGTGGGCATTATAATCCAACTAACGAAGTAA
- a CDS encoding RNA chaperone Hfq translates to MSENSSPEFAPGQIVFLKSNPSTRGAVVEVLTGSSENQITIFADGRIQSFDASQLQVSTSSDILSRIIDASPETIEQIETLLQSPAESTPTISPAPQEEPSVASAEPSEKQQKESQPSKKEGSNWDSDKLLSQYFAQPVRFITYTGIKDLSEIRAEPYTLWGTDTNGKKIKMAKLQALFAFPKEKMPDLKPYVKVRQPLKAQNLQPIETPEDRFHIDDDLLKQARENKSNVNIVTRAGYVLNGWLQHFDEYVLYMRVGEKVVVVYRHGLFEFTITEQES, encoded by the coding sequence ATGAGCGAGAATTCTTCGCCGGAGTTTGCTCCGGGTCAAATTGTTTTTTTGAAATCAAATCCCTCTACCCGTGGGGCCGTTGTTGAGGTATTAACTGGGAGTAGTGAAAACCAGATCACCATTTTTGCTGATGGTAGGATCCAGAGTTTTGATGCCTCTCAGTTGCAGGTTAGCACATCTTCAGATATTCTCAGCCGCATTATTGACGCGTCCCCTGAGACAATTGAGCAAATTGAGACGTTGCTACAATCGCCCGCCGAATCTACGCCGACCATCTCACCGGCACCTCAAGAGGAACCGAGCGTTGCGTCAGCAGAACCGAGCGAGAAGCAGCAGAAAGAATCTCAACCATCGAAGAAAGAGGGCAGTAATTGGGACTCTGATAAACTCCTAAGCCAATATTTCGCACAACCCGTCCGCTTTATCACGTATACAGGTATAAAGGATCTATCCGAAATTAGAGCGGAACCTTATACCCTATGGGGGACTGATACCAACGGTAAAAAGATTAAGATGGCGAAACTTCAGGCCTTGTTTGCATTTCCGAAAGAGAAGATGCCGGACCTGAAACCATACGTGAAAGTAAGGCAACCGTTGAAAGCGCAAAACCTTCAGCCGATTGAGACCCCAGAGGATCGGTTCCATATTGATGACGATCTTCTTAAGCAGGCGCGAGAAAACAAATCTAATGTCAACATTGTCACGCGGGCAGGATACGTCTTGAATGGCTGGCTCCAACATTTTGACGAATATGTTCTGTATATGCGGGTCGGGGAGAAGGTTGTGGTTGTGTATCGACACGGCTTGTTTGAATTCACAATTACGGAGCAAGAAAGTTAA